A region of Bacillota bacterium DNA encodes the following proteins:
- a CDS encoding 2-oxoacid:acceptor oxidoreductase family protein, whose translation MTIHQEIIIAGFGGQGILSAGRILAYAGMLEGRNVSWLPSYGPEMRGGTANCHVIISDEPVGSPILNSATSLIVMNSPSLEKFEKVVVPGGIVIVDSSLVSKKPERTDLEAYQVPATMIASEMGNLTYANIILLGKLIAKTNIVSKENFVEALKYILPEKKHYMIPEEIKALEAGMGYGVK comes from the coding sequence ATGACAATACATCAAGAGATCATTATAGCAGGATTTGGAGGCCAGGGTATATTGTCTGCAGGTAGAATACTTGCTTATGCGGGAATGCTGGAGGGTAGGAATGTATCATGGTTACCGTCTTATGGACCGGAAATGAGAGGCGGTACCGCTAACTGTCATGTAATTATATCTGATGAGCCTGTAGGTTCACCAATTTTGAATAGTGCAACTTCATTAATTGTAATGAATAGCCCATCATTGGAAAAATTTGAAAAAGTTGTTGTGCCTGGAGGGATTGTTATTGTTGATAGCTCTCTGGTTTCTAAAAAGCCAGAACGGACAGATTTGGAAGCATACCAGGTTCCCGCTACAATGATAGCATCGGAAATGGGAAATCTTACTTATGCAAATATTATTCTCCTCGGAAAATTAATTGCTAAAACAAATATAGTTTCTAAAGAGAATTTTGTTGAGGCGTTGAAGTATATTCTTCCTGAAAAAAAGCATTATATGATACCCGAAGAAATAAAAGCATTGGAAGCAGGGATGGGTTACGGGGTCAAATAA
- a CDS encoding 2-oxoglutarate oxidoreductase, with amino-acid sequence MKAVFKRPHALKDVSMHYCPGCTHGIIHRLVAEAIDELGIEGRTIGVSSVGCSYNNYEYFNCDMVQAAHGRAPAVATGIKRVNPENVVFTYQGDGDLAAIGTAEIVHSAARGEKITTIFINNAIYGMTSGQMAPTTLIDQVTTTTPYGRKPELHGFPIKVCEMLATIEGAAFIERVSTHDIKNIINAKKAIKKAFQVQLANMGFSIVEVLSSCPTNWGMNPVKALSWIRDNMIPVYPLGNYKGKDLEV; translated from the coding sequence ATGAAGGCTGTTTTTAAACGACCGCATGCATTAAAGGATGTATCCATGCATTACTGCCCCGGATGCACCCATGGAATTATACACAGGCTTGTGGCTGAGGCTATAGATGAGTTGGGAATTGAGGGTAGGACTATAGGTGTTTCTTCTGTTGGATGCAGTTATAATAATTACGAATATTTTAATTGCGATATGGTTCAGGCTGCCCATGGAAGGGCTCCTGCTGTTGCTACAGGAATAAAGAGAGTTAACCCTGAAAATGTTGTATTTACATACCAGGGAGACGGTGACCTTGCAGCCATAGGTACTGCGGAGATTGTGCATTCTGCTGCAAGAGGAGAGAAAATAACAACAATTTTTATAAACAATGCTATTTATGGTATGACATCCGGGCAAATGGCACCTACTACTTTAATAGACCAGGTTACGACTACAACCCCTTATGGGCGTAAACCTGAATTACACGGTTTCCCCATAAAGGTCTGTGAAATGCTGGCTACTATTGAGGGAGCTGCTTTTATTGAAAGGGTATCTACCCATGATATTAAAAATATTATAAACGCAAAAAAGGCTATAAAAAAAGCTTTCCAGGTGCAATTGGCAAATATGGGTTTTTCTATTGTCGAGGTACTATCCTCTTGTCCCACAAATTGGGGAATGAACCCTGTTAAAGCTTTATCATGGATAAGGGACAACATGATACCGGTATATCCCCTTGGAAATTACAAGGGTAAAGATTTGGAGGTGTAA
- a CDS encoding 3-methyl-2-oxobutanoate dehydrogenase subunit VorB: protein MGEKLLMKGNEVIAEAAIRAGCRFYFGYPITPQTEIAHYFAKRMPEVGGTFLQAESEIAAINMVYGAASAGARVMTSSSSPGISLKQEGISYISGAELPAVIVNIVRCGPGLGGILPAQCDYFQAVKGGGHGDYKMVVLAPCSVQELYELTVEAFNIADKYRIIAMIMGDGVLGQMMETVEFKEKEEIITVDKNWAVTGTRMKRENNVITSIYINPEVLEKHNQKLQQKYKIIEEKEVRVEVFNCEGADIIVSAFGTVARIVKNVIKMAEKEGIKVGLIRPITLWPFPNEAFEKYAQVPKAFLTVELNAGQMLEDVKLALNGKNETYFYGRMGGMLPTQREILDEIKRIIKK, encoded by the coding sequence ATGGGAGAAAAACTTTTAATGAAAGGAAATGAAGTAATAGCTGAAGCTGCAATAAGAGCAGGGTGTAGGTTTTATTTCGGTTATCCTATAACTCCTCAAACTGAAATTGCTCATTATTTCGCAAAGAGAATGCCGGAAGTAGGCGGCACATTCCTTCAGGCGGAAAGTGAAATCGCCGCTATTAATATGGTATATGGCGCAGCTTCGGCAGGGGCGCGGGTTATGACATCGTCTTCCAGTCCGGGAATCAGTTTGAAGCAGGAAGGTATTTCCTATATATCCGGCGCGGAACTGCCGGCTGTTATTGTAAATATAGTCAGGTGCGGCCCAGGACTTGGAGGTATACTACCTGCCCAATGTGATTATTTCCAGGCTGTCAAAGGCGGAGGACATGGGGACTACAAAATGGTTGTATTGGCTCCATGCAGTGTGCAAGAATTGTATGAACTAACTGTTGAAGCCTTTAATATTGCAGATAAGTATAGGATAATTGCAATGATAATGGGTGACGGTGTATTAGGCCAGATGATGGAAACTGTAGAATTCAAAGAAAAAGAAGAAATTATTACTGTTGATAAGAATTGGGCTGTTACAGGCACAAGAATGAAAAGGGAAAATAATGTTATAACATCTATTTATATAAATCCTGAAGTTTTGGAAAAGCACAATCAAAAGCTGCAGCAGAAATATAAGATAATTGAAGAGAAAGAGGTTCGTGTTGAAGTTTTTAACTGTGAAGGCGCAGATATTATTGTATCAGCTTTCGGTACAGTGGCCAGGATAGTAAAAAATGTTATAAAAATGGCAGAAAAAGAAGGGATTAAAGTTGGGCTTATCAGGCCGATAACTCTGTGGCCTTTTCCAAACGAAGCCTTTGAGAAATATGCCCAAGTCCCAAAAGCTTTCTTGACTGTAGAGCTTAATGCAGGCCAAATGCTTGAAGATGTAAAGCTTGCCCTTAATGGTAAAAATGAGACATATTTTTATGGTAGGATGGGCGGAATGCTTCCTACCCAAAGGGAGATTCTTGATGAAATAAAGAGGATTATTAAAAAATAA